The Numenius arquata chromosome 26, bNumArq3.hap1.1, whole genome shotgun sequence genome has a segment encoding these proteins:
- the ENTPD4 gene encoding ectonucleoside triphosphate diphosphohydrolase 4 isoform X2, with amino-acid sequence MGRISISCLLPASWHFSISPVGCPRILNTTLRQIVVIGILAAAVSLLYYSLVVIRNKYGRAYRDKRFHRYLARVTDTEATDTNNPNLNYGIVVDCGSSGSRIFVYCWPRHNGNPHDLLDIKQMRDKNRKPVVMKIKPGISEFASSPEKVSDYISPLLSFAAEHVPRAKHKETPLYILCTAGMRILPESQQKAILEDLLTDIPVQFDFLFSDSHAEVISGKQEGVYAWIGINFVLGRFEHTDDEDEAIVEVHVPGSENKEAIFRKRTVGILDMGGVSTQIAYEVPKTEEVAKNLLAEFNLGCDAHQTEHVYRVYVATFLGFGGNAARQRYEDSLFTSTVLKNRLLGKQTGLTSDSPYLDPCLPLDAQDEIQQNGQTMYLRGTGDFNLCREIIQPFMNKTNETQTSLNGVYQPAVHFQNSEFYGFSEFYYCTEDVLRMGGDYNAAKFTKAAKDYCATKWSVLRERFDRGLYASHADLHRLKYQCFKSAWMYEVFHSGFSFPESYSNLKTALQVYDKEVQWTLGAILYRTRFLPLRDIQQENFRGSHSHWRSFSFVYNHYLFFVCFLIVLLSILLYLLRLRRIHRRMLRNSSSTSLWIEEGLPSQKIAGPL; translated from the exons ATGGGGAG GATCAGCATCTCATGTTTGCTTCCTGCTTCTTGGCACTTCAGCATCTCTCCGGTGGGATGTCCCCGGATTCTGAACACCACTTTGCGACAGATCGTTGTGATAGGAATACTTGCTGCTGCTGTCTCTTTGCTTTACTACTCCCTGGTGGTCATCCGCAATAAGTACGGGCGTGCCTACAGGGACAAAAGATTCCACAG ATATCTTGCCCGAGTGACTGACACTGAAGCTACAGATACAAACAACCCCAACCTGAACTATGGAATCGTCGTGGACTGTGGCAGCAGCGGCTCGAGGATTTTTGTGTATTGTTGGCCGAGGCACAACGGGAATCCCCATGATCTGCTGGACATCAAACAGATGAGGGACAAAAACAGAAAACCGGTGGTTATGAAAATTAAACCAG GCATTTCGGAGTTTGCCAGCTCTCCTGAAAAGGTCAGTGATTATATTTCTCCACTTCTGAGCTTCGCTGCCGAACACGTGCCACGTGCAAAACACAAAGAGACTCCTCTTTATATCCTATGTACCGCAGGGATGAGGATTCTGCCAGAAAG CCAGCAGAAGGCAATACTTGAAGATCTACTCACTGATATTCCCGTGcaatttgattttctgttttcgGACTCGCACGCAGAGGTTATTTCAGGGAAACAGGAAG GAGTATATGCATGGATTGGCATCAACTTTGTCCTTGGAAGATTTGAACATACAGATGATG AGGATGAAGCGATTGTGGAGGTGCACGTCCCGGGCAGTGAAAACAAAGAGGCCATCTTTCGTAAGAGGACAGTGGGTATTCTTGACATGGGCGGAGTGTCGACCCAGATAGCATACGAAGTCCCTAAAACT GAGGAAGTAGCCAAAAACTTACTCGCAGAATTCAACCTGGGCTGCGACGCTCATCAAACCGAGCACGTGTACAGAGTCTATGTCGCAACGTTCCTCGGCTTTGGAGGAAACGCAGCACGCCAGAGATATGAAGACAGTCTATTTACCAGTACAGTGCTTAAAAACAG GCTGCTGGGCAAACAGACTGGCCTGACTTCGGATTCGCCCTACCTGGATCCTTGCCTGCCCCTGGATGCTCAGGACGAGATCCAGCAGAACGGACAGACAATGTATTTGCGGGGAACGGGAGACTTTAATCTGTGTCGTGAAATTATTCAGCCGTTCATGAATAAGACTAATGAAACACAGACGTCTCTTAATGGTGTCTACCAGCCTGCTGTGCACTTTCAGAACAGTGAATTCTACGGTTTCTCAGAGTTTTACTACTGCACCGAGGACGTGTTACGTATGGGAGGAGATTATAATGCTGCTAAGTTTACTAAAGCTGCAAAG gaTTATTGTGCCACTAAGTGGTCTGTCCTGCGGGAACGTTTTGACCGTGGTCTTTATGCATCACATGCTGATCTCCACAGATTGAA GTACCAGTGTTTTAAGTCTGCTTGGATGTATGAAGTATTTCACAGTGGCTTCTCTTTTCCTGAGAGTTACAGCAATTTGAAAACAGCTCTGCAGGTTTATGATAAAGAGGTGCAATGGACCTTGGGAGCCATTCTTTACCGAACACGGTTTTTACCTTTAAG AGACATCCAGCAAGAAAACTTCCGTGGAAGTCACTCCCACTGGAGGAGCTTCTCCTTCGTTTACAATCACTAtttgttttttgtctgttttctgatcGTGCTGCTCTCCATCCTGCTTTACCTGCTAAGGCTCCGGCGGATCCACAGGCGAATGCTGCGTAACAGCTCCTCTACTTCCCTCTGGATCGAGGAAGGCCTCCCATCACAGAAGATCGCAGGACCCTTATGA
- the ENTPD4 gene encoding ectonucleoside triphosphate diphosphohydrolase 4 isoform X1, with amino-acid sequence MGRISISCLLPASWHFSISPVGCPRILNTTLRQIVVIGILAAAVSLLYYSLVVIRNKYGRAYRDKRFHRYLARVTDTEATDTNNPNLNYGIVVDCGSSGSRIFVYCWPRHNGNPHDLLDIKQMRDKNRKPVVMKIKPGISEFASSPEKVSDYISPLLSFAAEHVPRAKHKETPLYILCTAGMRILPESQQKAILEDLLTDIPVQFDFLFSDSHAEVISGKQEGVYAWIGINFVLGRFEHTDDEDEAIVEVHVPGSENKEAIFRKRTVGILDMGGVSTQIAYEVPKTVSFASSQQEEVAKNLLAEFNLGCDAHQTEHVYRVYVATFLGFGGNAARQRYEDSLFTSTVLKNRLLGKQTGLTSDSPYLDPCLPLDAQDEIQQNGQTMYLRGTGDFNLCREIIQPFMNKTNETQTSLNGVYQPAVHFQNSEFYGFSEFYYCTEDVLRMGGDYNAAKFTKAAKDYCATKWSVLRERFDRGLYASHADLHRLKYQCFKSAWMYEVFHSGFSFPESYSNLKTALQVYDKEVQWTLGAILYRTRFLPLRDIQQENFRGSHSHWRSFSFVYNHYLFFVCFLIVLLSILLYLLRLRRIHRRMLRNSSSTSLWIEEGLPSQKIAGPL; translated from the exons ATGGGGAG GATCAGCATCTCATGTTTGCTTCCTGCTTCTTGGCACTTCAGCATCTCTCCGGTGGGATGTCCCCGGATTCTGAACACCACTTTGCGACAGATCGTTGTGATAGGAATACTTGCTGCTGCTGTCTCTTTGCTTTACTACTCCCTGGTGGTCATCCGCAATAAGTACGGGCGTGCCTACAGGGACAAAAGATTCCACAG ATATCTTGCCCGAGTGACTGACACTGAAGCTACAGATACAAACAACCCCAACCTGAACTATGGAATCGTCGTGGACTGTGGCAGCAGCGGCTCGAGGATTTTTGTGTATTGTTGGCCGAGGCACAACGGGAATCCCCATGATCTGCTGGACATCAAACAGATGAGGGACAAAAACAGAAAACCGGTGGTTATGAAAATTAAACCAG GCATTTCGGAGTTTGCCAGCTCTCCTGAAAAGGTCAGTGATTATATTTCTCCACTTCTGAGCTTCGCTGCCGAACACGTGCCACGTGCAAAACACAAAGAGACTCCTCTTTATATCCTATGTACCGCAGGGATGAGGATTCTGCCAGAAAG CCAGCAGAAGGCAATACTTGAAGATCTACTCACTGATATTCCCGTGcaatttgattttctgttttcgGACTCGCACGCAGAGGTTATTTCAGGGAAACAGGAAG GAGTATATGCATGGATTGGCATCAACTTTGTCCTTGGAAGATTTGAACATACAGATGATG AGGATGAAGCGATTGTGGAGGTGCACGTCCCGGGCAGTGAAAACAAAGAGGCCATCTTTCGTAAGAGGACAGTGGGTATTCTTGACATGGGCGGAGTGTCGACCCAGATAGCATACGAAGTCCCTAAAACTGTAAGCTTTGCCTCTTCGCAGCAG GAGGAAGTAGCCAAAAACTTACTCGCAGAATTCAACCTGGGCTGCGACGCTCATCAAACCGAGCACGTGTACAGAGTCTATGTCGCAACGTTCCTCGGCTTTGGAGGAAACGCAGCACGCCAGAGATATGAAGACAGTCTATTTACCAGTACAGTGCTTAAAAACAG GCTGCTGGGCAAACAGACTGGCCTGACTTCGGATTCGCCCTACCTGGATCCTTGCCTGCCCCTGGATGCTCAGGACGAGATCCAGCAGAACGGACAGACAATGTATTTGCGGGGAACGGGAGACTTTAATCTGTGTCGTGAAATTATTCAGCCGTTCATGAATAAGACTAATGAAACACAGACGTCTCTTAATGGTGTCTACCAGCCTGCTGTGCACTTTCAGAACAGTGAATTCTACGGTTTCTCAGAGTTTTACTACTGCACCGAGGACGTGTTACGTATGGGAGGAGATTATAATGCTGCTAAGTTTACTAAAGCTGCAAAG gaTTATTGTGCCACTAAGTGGTCTGTCCTGCGGGAACGTTTTGACCGTGGTCTTTATGCATCACATGCTGATCTCCACAGATTGAA GTACCAGTGTTTTAAGTCTGCTTGGATGTATGAAGTATTTCACAGTGGCTTCTCTTTTCCTGAGAGTTACAGCAATTTGAAAACAGCTCTGCAGGTTTATGATAAAGAGGTGCAATGGACCTTGGGAGCCATTCTTTACCGAACACGGTTTTTACCTTTAAG AGACATCCAGCAAGAAAACTTCCGTGGAAGTCACTCCCACTGGAGGAGCTTCTCCTTCGTTTACAATCACTAtttgttttttgtctgttttctgatcGTGCTGCTCTCCATCCTGCTTTACCTGCTAAGGCTCCGGCGGATCCACAGGCGAATGCTGCGTAACAGCTCCTCTACTTCCCTCTGGATCGAGGAAGGCCTCCCATCACAGAAGATCGCAGGACCCTTATGA